A genomic segment from Micromonospora echinaurantiaca encodes:
- a CDS encoding S8 family peptidase has product MPAGSVPRRRLFRALAVAAGMAAVTAAATPALAAPPTGEIRGAASPTAISGSYLVVLRPDAAGAAGTATARAAVPERASALTKRYGGSVGDVYSAALTGFSARMTATQAGRLAADPAVAYVEQDQVLTAQATQSNPPWGLDRIDQRNLPLSRSFTYPNTASNVRAYIIDTGIRTTHSQFGGRATWGTNTVDSNNTDCNGHGTHVAGTVGGSTYGVAKQVRLIAVKVLNCSGSGSTTSVVNGVNWVTANAVKPAVANMSLGGGASSAIDNAVANSINSGVSYAVAAGNSSANACNYSPARTPAAITVGSTTSSDARSSFSNYGSCVDVFAPGSSILSAWRTSDTASNTISGTSMASPHVAGAAALVLSANPSWSPSQVSSYLTSNATTGKVTNPGSGSPNRLLFVVN; this is encoded by the coding sequence ATGCCAGCAGGGTCCGTTCCGCGGCGGCGTCTGTTCCGGGCGCTCGCCGTCGCCGCCGGCATGGCCGCCGTCACCGCGGCCGCCACCCCCGCCCTGGCGGCGCCACCCACCGGGGAGATCCGGGGCGCCGCGTCCCCGACCGCGATCAGCGGGAGCTACCTGGTCGTCCTCCGGCCGGACGCGGCGGGCGCCGCGGGCACCGCCACCGCCCGGGCCGCCGTGCCGGAGCGGGCCAGCGCGCTGACCAAGCGGTACGGCGGCAGCGTCGGCGACGTGTACAGCGCGGCCCTGACCGGTTTCAGCGCCCGGATGACCGCCACCCAGGCCGGCCGGCTCGCCGCCGACCCGGCGGTCGCGTACGTGGAGCAGGACCAGGTGCTCACCGCCCAGGCCACCCAGTCCAACCCGCCGTGGGGGCTGGACCGCATCGACCAGCGCAACCTGCCGTTGAGCCGCAGCTTCACCTACCCGAACACCGCGTCGAACGTGCGGGCGTACATCATCGACACCGGCATCCGGACCACCCACTCCCAATTCGGCGGCCGGGCCACCTGGGGCACCAACACGGTGGACAGCAACAACACCGACTGCAACGGCCACGGCACGCACGTCGCCGGTACGGTCGGTGGCTCCACCTACGGCGTCGCCAAGCAGGTGCGACTGATCGCGGTCAAGGTGCTCAACTGCTCGGGCAGCGGCAGCACCACCAGCGTGGTGAACGGTGTCAACTGGGTGACCGCCAATGCGGTCAAGCCGGCGGTCGCCAACATGAGCCTCGGCGGCGGGGCGAGCAGCGCCATCGACAACGCGGTGGCCAACTCGATCAACTCCGGGGTGAGCTACGCGGTGGCGGCCGGCAACTCCAGCGCCAACGCCTGCAACTACTCGCCGGCCCGTACCCCGGCCGCGATCACCGTCGGCTCCACCACCAGCAGCGACGCCCGCTCGTCGTTCTCCAACTACGGCTCCTGCGTGGACGTCTTCGCCCCCGGTTCGAGCATCCTGTCGGCCTGGCGGACCAGCGACACCGCCAGCAACACGATCAGCGGCACCTCGATGGCCTCGCCGCACGTGGCCGGCGCGGCCGCCCTCGTGCTGTCGGCCAACCCGTCCTGGTCGCCGTCGCAGGTCAGCAGCTACCTGACCAGCAACGCCACCACCGGCAAGGTGACCAACCCCGGCTCCGGCTCGCCGAACCGGCTGCTGTTCGTGGTCAACTGA
- a CDS encoding DUF7782 domain-containing protein, whose protein sequence is MDEHDMLLSPAGVTALRTALTRAGFTANGIATRLGPQATGGVARNDFRAALRATEERDPLGTLIRVFICEQTEPEAAVAAALAPLSIEEALAGGLVERHGDGLRMGLDLEPYGDDWWVLADVPASARPGRPLHAEHVLGIGGATQTLIGATARRPVETALDLGTGSGVQALHLSTHARRVTATDVSERALRFAATTAALNGQDWELLRGDLVAPVAGRRFDLVVSNPPFVVGPGTTTHVYRDSGRVGDAIGAELAAAAPDLLTEGGTMQYLANWVHVTGEDWAERVTGWFAGTGLDAWVVQREVADPMAYVNLWLTDVGEAADPHRMADWLDWFDAHKVEAIGFGIVSLRRAGHDDPVIRVEELRQRVEAPMGDRIAGWFDRQDWLRSRGADGLLAERYRAAEGLQLRQEATMGDEGWAVDRQVLAMPHGLRWTEEIDPLVLALVGGADGRLPLRDQLALLAAAHDVAVEELAEAAGPIVAHLVERGFIEPVAG, encoded by the coding sequence GTGGACGAACACGACATGCTGCTCTCCCCCGCCGGGGTGACGGCGCTGCGGACCGCGCTCACCCGGGCCGGGTTCACCGCCAACGGCATCGCCACCCGGCTGGGTCCGCAGGCCACCGGCGGGGTGGCCCGCAACGACTTCCGGGCCGCGCTGCGGGCCACCGAGGAGCGCGACCCGCTCGGCACCCTCATCCGGGTCTTCATCTGCGAACAGACCGAGCCGGAGGCGGCGGTGGCCGCCGCGCTGGCGCCCCTGTCCATCGAGGAGGCGCTCGCCGGCGGTCTGGTCGAGCGGCACGGCGACGGCCTCCGGATGGGCCTGGACCTGGAGCCGTACGGGGACGACTGGTGGGTGCTCGCCGACGTGCCGGCCAGCGCCCGGCCGGGTCGGCCGCTGCACGCCGAACACGTGCTCGGCATCGGCGGGGCGACCCAGACCCTGATCGGCGCCACCGCCCGGCGGCCGGTGGAGACCGCACTCGACCTGGGCACCGGCTCCGGGGTGCAGGCGCTGCACCTGTCCACCCACGCCCGGCGGGTCACCGCCACCGACGTCTCCGAGCGGGCCCTGCGCTTCGCCGCCACCACCGCCGCGCTCAACGGGCAGGACTGGGAACTGCTCCGCGGCGACCTGGTCGCCCCGGTGGCCGGGCGCCGGTTCGACCTGGTGGTGAGCAACCCGCCGTTCGTGGTCGGTCCCGGCACCACCACCCACGTCTACCGGGACTCGGGGCGGGTGGGCGACGCGATCGGGGCCGAGTTGGCGGCCGCCGCGCCCGACCTGCTCACCGAGGGCGGCACCATGCAGTACCTGGCGAACTGGGTGCACGTTACCGGGGAGGACTGGGCCGAGCGGGTCACCGGCTGGTTCGCCGGCACCGGTCTGGACGCCTGGGTGGTCCAGCGCGAGGTGGCCGACCCGATGGCGTACGTCAACCTGTGGCTGACCGACGTCGGCGAGGCCGCCGACCCGCACCGGATGGCCGACTGGCTGGACTGGTTCGACGCGCACAAGGTGGAGGCGATCGGCTTCGGCATCGTGTCGCTGCGCCGGGCCGGGCACGACGACCCGGTGATCCGGGTCGAGGAGCTGCGCCAGCGGGTGGAGGCGCCGATGGGCGACCGGATCGCCGGCTGGTTCGACCGGCAGGACTGGCTGCGTAGCCGCGGTGCCGACGGCCTGCTCGCCGAGCGCTACCGGGCGGCCGAGGGGCTCCAGCTGCGCCAGGAGGCCACCATGGGCGACGAGGGCTGGGCGGTGGATCGGCAGGTGCTCGCCATGCCGCACGGGCTGCGCTGGACCGAGGAGATCGACCCGCTGGTGCTGGCCCTGGTCGGCGGGGCCGACGGGCGGTTGCCGCTGCGCGACCAGCTCGCCCTGCTCGCCGCCGCGCACGACGTCGCCGTCGAGGAGCTGGCCGAGGCGGCCGGGCCGATCGTGGCGCACCTGGTCGAGCGGGGCTTCATCGAGCCGGTGGCCGGCTGA
- the dtd gene encoding D-aminoacyl-tRNA deacylase, producing the protein MRAVVQTVGRAGVTVDGELVGAISDGLLVLLGVTHTDTVETARTMARKVHELRILDDERSAADTGAPILVVSQFTLYGDARKGRRPTWTAAAPAEVAEPLVTAVVEALRIRGAKVETGRFRAHMLVESVNVGPRTILLDL; encoded by the coding sequence ATGCGGGCGGTGGTGCAGACCGTCGGCCGGGCCGGCGTGACCGTCGACGGCGAGCTGGTCGGCGCGATCTCCGACGGGCTGCTCGTGCTGCTCGGGGTCACCCACACCGACACCGTGGAGACCGCGCGCACGATGGCCCGCAAGGTGCACGAGCTGCGCATCCTCGACGACGAGCGGTCAGCGGCCGACACCGGCGCGCCGATCCTGGTGGTCAGCCAGTTCACTCTCTACGGTGACGCCCGCAAGGGGCGCCGCCCGACCTGGACCGCGGCGGCGCCGGCCGAGGTCGCCGAACCACTGGTGACCGCGGTCGTCGAGGCGCTGCGCATCCGGGGGGCGAAGGTCGAGACGGGCCGGTTCCGCGCGCACATGCTGGTGGAGAGCGTCAACGTCGGGCCGCGCACCATCCTGCTCGATCTCTGA